The sequence ttattattatttttactattatacattttactttattaatttttcattacatACCTTGAATAAAATGCTAATACCTAGATTCATAAATGGTTTAGTGAAATCGATAACACTTTCCCTGGCATATGTAATGGTCATGGATCCAACGGCCAAGTCCGCCTTCTATAAGTTCACAATAATAACGGCAAAGTTAgtgaatatattattataatagagTTGTGagttacatttaaaaaaaaaatagcttatcGATTAAGCCCGATTGTTAACGTTTGGAAACGGAACATTCAAAAGACATGGTGGAGCGGATGATTTCGGTGTACAATGGGTAAACGATTAATATCGGAATAAATTAAGGAAATTAATAGTACAATGGATACAAACATATTTCATTAGCTGGGCAACCATGCCATTCCATTGGCCTGTTTCTGGATCTTTGGCACCATACTTTCTATCGGGTACCAAGTCCAATATGTAATCAAATCCCACCTCATGTGATATCGTTTCCAATATATCGAcacaaaaaccataaaaacgTTCGTTTCCAGTATAGTTCTTTCCATAACGCATCATTACGTAAGGCGTTTCCtaaaactcaattaaatcATATGGTATTATATCTAAATCGTATTcagataaaatatacataccaATATTGTTATAACTACCAATGTAACATTCATTGAACCGgcatcaaaaaataatgaaggtTCCGTTATATTCAGATGATTTTGGGGAGTCCATTCACCAACCTTAACAATTGAATGTTGCTTTAATTTGATCAAGTCCAGTTTAAATTGAACTCGTTGACCTTCTTTAAATTGGATTGGCCCTGTTAATCCTTTCCATTCAAcctaataatataatataaaaattgttttgtaaatattgCACGACAAAttgtcttagctatgttgtgtacaaatttcagcctatttatggtttgggctgtacAATGGTAAGTGAGCCAggacaaattttttaatacatacttacataacaagaacaatttaattgtatcaaaatttataCCGCATTTATATAGTTAATCAAGCTGAGACCTCCATTCCAAGGCACCTCATCGTCACATGTTGAATTGGGCAGATGGATCAGGGGATATATTGATTGCAGACCGATGGCAAACACATATACTGAGTCAAACATCAATGCGGCTTccgtctaaaaaaaaaaatatatttaaaattcaatatatacagctaatcgTACAGAAAGTATCGTATTTAAATCATTACCTCAATGCTAAccgatttcttaaaattataaatggaTGAGTTGCGCTTTAATATATGTCGATCATAAGATTCCATGTCTTTAAGAACTTCTTTCACCGCCACATCGCCCATATCAACCAGTCGAAATGCGGTTATATtcacaaaattgtatttaaagtcTTCTAAATCAAAGGTTTCCAAGTCGAAGCTCGTAAACAAATAATGATATTTGTACTCATTCATTTGCTGCTGAAGAATCTGAAAAATgaacagaaaaataaagaataatattgaatctatttatacaatatataataattaaactcacattttttaatagaatgGAAATACCAGCTGAGTTCGTGTCAATTAAAACATTGTgaatttccttatttttaaactcattGAGAACAGACAGATATGAAGTCGGAGATACCTGTCGTATATGGACTTCTGCCTGAACTGAGCGGGAAAGTTGATTTAAGGTAATTATACCTGTGGAGTcataaactaatttataaaatgaaacatGCTTAACATTAGTATATAGTATGTCCAGTAAttgtttttacaataaaataattaatttcatttcttaaCATATTAAGGAAATCAAAAACGGCAATCaaatatatctacatatattaaactatttgacctgactgactgatcattgtgcAGCCCATGCCATAAGTCGTACAAgtctgaaattttgacacaacatacCTAAGACAAAtaacattataaataatagagccctgtactttttttaagtacggggtctaaaaagaaattgttaatttaattatgttacaAAACAATCACTAGACATACTTAAGATAGATAGCTAGCACTTACCGTGATCCTTTTCATATAATATACCAAACTTGGTCCAATTCAAATATCGTATAACGTCAACAAATGCCCGATTAACGTGTTCCTGCGATGGATGAACATTTATGGAAAAGTCTTGGGTCGAACGACCTATACCTATATCTGGTATATCCAGATCATCgcatattgaatttatatgaGTGGCCAGAACAGAATTGCTTGGACTAAATATTGCCTGAACACCGACATGGATAAGCTTACAAACTTATATTGGATAACATAAAATAGACAATTTGATATAACATTAATGTCCTTTTGTCTGACCGACCGACCGATTCCACTTACCTTTTTGTACAGCCTTAAAGGAATCCGTACTGAGATATTCGATATGATGAACCAAATCGGTGTCAGGCAAAAGACTTTTATCAAGATTCAGCCTGTGAACAGCATATTGAAAGGCTACCTCTGGATAGTTTAGGTGCTCCTCAGACAGCCTTGGAAATAGTGCTCCTTTAATATTGTACACACAAATACAGttagtaaattttaatataaattacaaatttcacatattttgtgtgttaaaaaatataaatatcttcTCTTATTATGGTTGcttgaacaattttaatttttttttaatatatcaaaatttaactgTTTGTTATACACATACTgtcacatattttaatatttcaaaattaaaatgtttgttataCACATATTGTCTGTACTAATGGCtcctaattattattattttttttatagcgaATACACTATGAAAGGCACTTACCAACTCGAATAACAGCAGTTGGATTTACGAAATTAGTCAAATTGAggctaattaaaacaaatatcactaatatcatatttttaattattaaacacagttttaaatcaatttaattgggCTGCTTTAGGAATGATTCTAGCAGTTCTGCATTCCAGCCAAACAAAAAACGAATCCGTAGAAATGCATTGGCGGAATAGAAAGTGGAACCACACAACAGTGAGTCAAAAATGTATTGGCACaccaaaataattttgtgtcaaacctttttttcttacttattTCCCCTTATTTTATTCCCTAAATAATCGAACTTTTTAAAGATGTTTCGaaggttttattttgagattgTTTGGTAATCTTTCTGCATCCAAGTTTTTTGGATATACTTACTAGATAATGTATTCTGGGTGACATTACTAATCgatattttagaatatttactTACTTTTAAGACCattttatagttaaataattcatttctCTGTTTGAGTTTCCTTTAACCTAATTTAACCGACTTGGTTCTgttcattttctttaaataaaagtaataataaattaattttaaaattcattatctAAAGACCATTGAAATGGAATAAAGACAAGATTAcactgaatttaaaatatttattttcaaagacttatttttaataagttttatatGTATTGGGTATGTGATAAATTGTCTCTTGTATCTTATATGAATAACTGATTTCCGTTGAGTGCACtcgacatacatacatacatatgaatgtACGTATTTGTTTCTGAATTCAtaatgcatgtatgtgtgtgttcacATACAATCCAAATCaatatgtgtctgtgtgtatacttacatacatactgtACATGCAAGTAaagtataatttgtatttcgttcatgatatttatatttatatatatatatataacctGTAGTCactaacattattttattttaatattttttgtttatttttaatttttgtaaatagttGTAcgcgtttaattaaattacacagATAACACATTTATACTacaaatcaataattttttgtttgatttgtggGGGAAAGGGAAGGGGAGGAGGTTTTTCTATAATTACTTTCttctgtatatatgtatatatttgtttgtttttggttttttaagcagttatttataaatatgcctACAGTTACTCAGAAAAGAAACGCTCTAGGTACATACAATTACAAgtatatacgtatgtatgtagataCATATTAATGTGGTACGCatatcatacatacatatgtgcccatgaaaatttcatattgcCTTTGTTCTTAGTCAGAATTGAGAAGTTGTTGGCTTTGCTGAAATCTTTATGAAAATCACAGTTTTAACGAAGGGAACATTACACACAGTTGCTCAAGAAATTCTCTTGACAAACTCGAAAATTCACATATATTTTACctgaatttttcttattttttgcaaCTAAGCGactaattaaataagaaaaaacaattacgaaaaaatttgtgaatttcttattttgtcGATAAAACAccacttgactaactgtatgtatatatgtatgtatggttTTAGTTAACCATACAGCGTTCTTTGTACTAGTTTTTACAGAGTttacagaataaattaaaatgagatAAAAGAGTATTTGCTATCCCCATATTTGAATTCGAATAGTAGATATTATTAACTGGCGAATCGAATGcaagaacaatttaatttccataCCCTGTACACGTTTTACAATACTATTAACAAATGGCAGCATATCTTCGATATTTTTGTAGGGTATGTACTAAGTGTGTATCAGAATCATAATTATTCATAATAATTGgagtacacacacatatataagaACGTTCTTGCATAGAAATAAACGAATCAACCTGAGAatgtacatgcatatacagttagtcaagtaattattttgaacaaatcaaaaatttacatattttctattgcataacatacatattttttacgatttttcgatttgtttcttattttattaatcttgTGTGTGGTTCTTAGAACAagttacaatttaaaacagaaatgtgcatttcttaatttgtcaaaacatttttaacatctacaaaatgttaaattaattaagccaCACACCCAaaacacatgcatacatactcGGGTCAAAAAAACGATGTTAACAAAAGTATTAGTTACCCAAATGTTTTATCACCATTTTCTGGTTTATTAGCTTCTCTTGGCCACATTCAAATCAATTGTTACTGCGAACCTGAAGAGgaacaattattttgattttcggaCCGATTGGAATCTTGATTTACTGTAATAGTAACAAACGTTGTATCTGTAACTGcatttagtatatttttttttttttaatttacattttttttttacgatttttgtGTTCAACAATTaagaattcattttaattgaaatacaataattgttttgacataatttaaaatgcacacatttcttttatatttctaaaattagttaaacgcAATTTATCTCATTATATCATTTATTGGAAAATTGTTCTATGAACCATGAGTAACTATAAAaagatattcaaaaaaaaaaaactaaaaccaaGAGGtggaaatttattttgaaaaaattaaatatatatacaattgttTGACCAACAGCACGTATTTTGGGAAAACCATTTTTGTGGTAAGTGGTCTTCCAAACTGGGttcattcattatttataaCGAATGGCTTTTTTACTATTACTGTACAGATACAACTGACATTGGTATTTATCAAATACAATATTCTGAGTTCAAAATCAACTAAATATGGGAaacattaaaaagaatttcctCAGAGAATTTGCCAGGCAACCGATTTGGAATTGATAAGTATCTATGTACACAAATCCACAAAAACTGCATACTGTACATAaagttacatatttaattattttggtttatttatatatttgatttattgatcCATGCTAATTGCTATTGTTAACGATACCACGCtcattattttagatttttttagatcttgataaattgttgttaggctattaaaaaatatatatacatatctatatatatatatttatatatatatatatttatatatatatatatacatatatatatatatacatttattactGAGCTAAGGCTAAGCCGGCAGCAACTGGAATCAGTTTAAAATCGAACTAACAGTaagattttttgttaaatttaaataatgaatgaACGTACATATTTATTGATGTTCGAATCTATggtatacatatttgtatgtgtttgtggAGGGCTCTATAGGCAACATTCTGATTTACAACAATatctttcattatttattgatcACTAGAAACACCAATTTCCACGTATTTGTtaatatgtaagtatgtatgtatgtttgtctgtttgtaccCAAATGTTTTATCACCATTTTCTGGTTTATTAGCTTTTCTTGGCCACATTCAAATCAATTGTCACTGCGAACCTGAAGAGGAACAATTATTTCGATTTTCGGACCGATTGGAATCTTGATTTACTGTAATAGTAACAAACGTTGTATCTGTAGCtggattttgtatttttttttttaatttacatttttttttacgatttttgtgtttaacaattaagaattcattttaattgaaatacaatGAAAAGTTGCCAAACATTTGTTATTAGTTGTGAGCCGAACCGTTGTGCTAAAGTATACGAGCGAATACAAACCGGGTTCAGGCTTAAAAGGTTCGGTCCATGTTGCGTTTCAAGGCACCCTAAAAACCCAGAGCCGAAAGAACTCTGCAGGATTCCGTTAAGGATCAGTTTGACGCCTTGATATACTCGTTTGTATATGCAGCTCGGTTTAATATGTAcggttttaattttgttgttctcTTTCTTGGatcatattgttgttggttttattttaatataatattcgTGTTTATATTCATTCAGTTAATGAGTTGCtcattatgttttatttaaacattagttttttttacaattaacaGAATACCTGCGTTATGAAGAGAATGCGACACATCGAAGTTGTAACCTTATCATTCTTTTCCCCATTATATCTTTTACCACTATAGGTTTCCaaatagtacatatgtatatatttaaaggcgattgattttctaattaacttcattggtatttttattgtgAGCTAATTATGTATTGTTATGTTTAACCGAATTGTTTTCGGTGGGAATGCTTTAGTGAAAGCAAAACCGTAATTGATTATAACTTCCTATTATGTATATAACACaggtaaatttttgttgttttcatatCCGTTAttggaaatacaaaaaaagtagcgtaatcaaaaattaaaggttGTTAactgattgtgtgtgtgtgtgcgacacGTCTGTTCAGACGTAATTTGTAATTCGTACATATTCCAAGTATATGCTGATATTTTTGTCAAGTGTAAGAATAATGAgggaaattattaaattgtagaCCGAACCTCttattgttgctggtgttgtttgtttgtttttgtatgcTATGGATACGTAGTTTATAAATTGGTAAGGTATGTATGTTAAGTATGAAATTATTTCCGGTGTATAtcgcttttgctttttcttacATATACAGGCCCTAAATTCTATGAACgttaaaaggaaaaataaatctaCAGGCATACAAAATTCTAAGTCCATTCGTTAATCAGTCGATCCACTTTATATACTTGATCATAACATGGTTTCATGCGCTCCATACTGAATCAATCATTTGAATCTAGTTTCTGGTGGTTGGTGagtatgtgaatgtgtgtgtgtgtcacatatcccattatcatcatcatcataatcgtTCTTATCATTAAGATCTTCACACTAATCATCAACAATGGAACAAACAAATTGAGATATATAATCGTAGTCAGCTTCTCTACCGGCTGGTCTATTTTGGCCCTGTAGAGCTTGATTTTGAGTTTGAGTCTGTCGCCAAGTTGAATTGTTGCCAGCGGCAACAGTAGAAACATTAGATACATTGGCCTGTCCACCACCTGGACCACCTGTCATTGTTATGTTACTGCCAACAGATGCATTCTTGACCGCATTATGAACGCCGCTGTTCACGCTTGTAACAGCACCATTAACATTGCTATtattgctgctactgctgctgctgctgccgccgccgccgccgccgccaacTGCTGCATTGTTGCCAACTGAAACGGCTGTTGAAATGGCTCCTCCGCtagctcctcctcctcctcctccaccagCATTATTGGATCCATTACTGTTGGCAatgttgttggcattgccattggcATTGCTGCTACTTGTTGCATTGCTCGTTGCATTGCTGAtgttggtgctgttgctgttgttgccgctgccgttgccgcCGCCACCAGCACCTCCTGCTCCACCTCCGCCTCCTGCACTGCCATTGGATGAAATTGCAGAGTTCACTGAGGACGgagcctgctgctgctgctgtggcaaatGCTGCAATATATTCTGCACCTCATTCTCGCTGGGCGATTCAGCAAATATAGTCGTATTGCCGAGTACACAGTTATTTAAAGCCATTTGTGCTTTGTTAGCCTCCTCCCGCGTTGTGTATTTACATAAGGCAATTCCTTGGTTTAAATATTGATGAAAACTAACAAGGGGTCCATGCTGCATACACAAGGTACGTAGTGTAGGTCCATCAATCTACAATTAAAACCATATATCAACAAATCCATCAATAATCCATTTAATCAAATCgagaattttaagattttctaatttctaaaagcttaataaaaactaaaataaaaaacagctcttatgctaataataaattttaatataatatttaaatttcgacttttattttaaagtcattaaataactttttatttatcaatattataaaaatataaatataaactaaatgcacaaataaaaaagacaacttctaaatatttattttgtactttCGATATTCTATGTActattagattttttttttttttttgctaatattGACTATCTTGTTGGTATTGttttgttaagttttgtttttgatttttattattttttttttttttgaaattgaaattttgatttgtGCTAAGACTGAAACATACCTGAGCATTAAGATTCTTTAGAAGTAACCAGCTGGAGCTCCAAGAAGCGTTAGCTCCACTCCAAGTTGTGCTTGTGTTGGGAACACCTCGATTAGGTAGCCAGCCATTGGAGCTGCCACCAGCAACAGAGGATGATGGTGTTGTGGCTGTGACACCGCCAGATTTGTTACTGCTTAAACCGGGTGGCGGTCCTCGAGATGAGCTTTTATTTAGAGGACTGGTCCAGAGTTCTGAGGTGGCACATTGTTGAGTGTTGTCTGACCAACTAGTGTatgacaaaattattaattaaaaaacgtttataataaatttgtttttcatttcaaaagaTAGTTTAAAccaattatttgttaatttttttttttaactgacatactgtatatttagagatatttaataattacctAGGGAAATTTTGGTTTGGATTAAAACTCCACGTTGACGACGATAAACTTAGTGGCGGCAAATCAGTCGGAGAGCTCTTGCCGGTATTGGCAAAAATATCAGCATCTTTTGGCGTCGGATTAATGGACAATGGAGATCTAGCAACGCTGCCAGGTGTTATGCTGGGATCATCTTCAATACTTTTGATCTGAGAAcccttaaaaataaattactgctTGGGTATGTTATTGATAAAATACGCAATTCTACAGTTACCTTCCATGGCTTTCCTGGCTCAAACTCCTGCACCAAATCGGTAtaagcagctgctgttgaagCAACTGACCAGTCTTTGTTCTCATTATCGTTTGATGTATCGGGCCAACCGTCACCAATACTACGTCCAGTGGACCAAGttctatgtacatataaatatattcattatttcTCTCTTCCTTCTCTCCTTTCAAGCACCTACCCATCGTTTTGTAAACCCAAGGGACCCATGTTGTTTGAGTTGCTTGATAAATTTTGCTTTGTTGCACCTGGAGCACGCGAAAAGTCCGTGCTATCTGTAGTCATGCTGTCCTTTTCTAATACTGGAAGCTTCCATTGATTTAGGCGGGATTGCTGATTGGGCGCACCCTGATATCCACTTTGCTATAAAGTTAAAAGTACAAAGCATATAGAATTTAgtcaagatttaaaaaatatctgtaTGTATCGAACGATCAAGCGTGATTCGAACTCTGCCCCAACTTGACACTTAAAGTTAGTtaggaaattttaaaatttgtataaattgtttacaatttacCTTATTAAGATTGAGCTCTGAAAAATTGCCTTGGAGTGTAGCTATTGCATCGTGATTTCTCATATAGTCATTTCCCGAGTTATTTAAATGTCCAGttgagtgttgttgttgttgttgctgctgctgttgttgttgctgttgttgttgcgaattttgttgtaaattcTGTTGCTTTAAATAGACAGCCTGTTGtgcatttatttggttttgtaAAGTctgaatttgttgtttatatttcgCAATAGCAACATTAACAGCCATTGGATTAGCATTGCTGCCACGAGAATGAGATTGCTGGGCTGCTTGAAGATGCtgcatatgaaaaaaaatgaaatgaattaattaccagagaattacagggtattaagcAACCCCATATAATGTGCTCAGATACACCTTTAACTAaagtatatttgaaatattttattaaatcttatttgaataaaatattataagtatgttggattgattgattgattaattgatGGATGAACAAACCTTTATATTGCTAAGTAGTTGATTCAATAGATTTAAAGTTGTTTGCGTTAAAGGCTGTGTCAATATCTGACTGGATATAAAACCACTATGTATTGCCAATTGAATTTGCTGTCCGAGCATTCGAATATGCTGACCAGATGGTTGATTATTGACATTGGATGCGATATTAACCGCTGGCGCAGCATTCAATGCATTTTGTGAGAATGCAACTGATGCATTCGCATTCACCGACTGTGGTCCTCCTCCTCCTACTCCTACTccgacaccgacaccgacTCCTCCTACTCCTACTCCGCCTCCGACTGCAACGTTGTGAGGTCCTCCTTGacccaaatatttttgaacttGCAATGCTGCCATATTCGGATTATTGCTGCCAGTGACGGCCGTGCCGCTCATATTGGTCATTACGTTATtctatacaaatacaaatacaagtaGAAATAGATTAGATTAAAACCCACGATCAGTTAAGtaaattatgaattatataaaaaatttaatcattaattgaataaattcatttaactataatttataagttgtattacaaaaatccaaaattaGTTGTTtggaattaataaaatttgtgatATCCAAATTATTAGTTGATTATTCAGGCCTGTGTCGGTTTTCACTTCCCATTTTATCGGAtttcgaaaaatttaatttttcacgttgcattttaattgaaattttaatcatttgttgtttcttattcaagaatttataataacttcattattatttttataacaatgaaaattcgaaataatCAATAGAGTTGAACTtttatcattaaaatcaatgaaattctaattctaagcaaaaaaaattagatattaAATGTTCATTTGAGTTTTACAATATCCTTAATTGGTTTttagaataattaaaatttgtgaaatttcTATGATTTACTGATTACTATTCAAGGAATTATTGTAGTTTGTCCTCATCATTATTTATGtcatgaaaattcaaaattataattagatgttaaatttaataatttaagtcaATCCAATTAAAGttctaataaattaattaagtttaagtttaaattataatatcatcgattctaatgaaaaaaattgcagatttaatgtttttgaaaCCATTTTGAAACggtttccttttccttttgaAATAAAGTGGACTTACCGGAGGGAATGACATTGAAGGTTGTGCGTTGCCAACCGGATAGCGTTGTGGGAATCCACTGTTTGTGGAGTTCGAATGATCAGCGTAGGAACCAAGGACTTCTTCGTGACGACGCCAGCCGTCCATGGCCAAGGATGAATTGGCATTGGCTCGCAGCATTTCGGCAGCCTCCTCGATATTCATGTTGGCACTCAGTAATGCCCTTTCCACGTCATCCTTTTTGAATCCGTTCTCAACGAGAATGCGatattgtttgctttgcttaaCCATATCCGTATTAAGGACGCCCACATTGATGCCGgctagtttttgttgttgttgttgttgttgctgttgttgttgctgctgctgttgctgctgtgattTGGCTGAGATGATGCCACCGCCATGAGGCCAGTCCGATGATAGATCACCGGCATCCACATTACCACCAGTGGAATTAGCATTGCTCCAACCGGAACCAGATGGATTTGCTGATGACAGTTTATTTGGTTTACCCCAGCCACCGGCTCCACCAGATGGTGAATCGTTCCATGAGTTTGAGTTGGCGCCAATCTGTCCAAGTCCAGTATTTGATTTATCATCAACCCAATTGTTGCCGGACACGGATACACCAGCAACATTGTGACCATCATCTCCCCAAGAGCCGACAGCCGTATTTCTGTTGTTATTTGGATGCACCCACATGGCAGCCGCATCGGGTTTACCATGTTGACCACCAACAACGCCACTGGGACCCAAGGAATTGGTTAGACGAGTCTGGGGACCACCAACGACGCCAGACATTTGATTATTGGGATTGCCAGCACCACCAACTGGAACATTACCGCCGCCACTTGGATTCTGTGCCCGCATTAAATGGCTGCGACTCATTGAATCTGTCATGTCCTTCCAGTGAGCATTGCCACCGACTCCTCCGCCACCGCCTCCCCCTGGAACGCGCGCCTGTTGACCCCAAAGTGAGGTGCCATCATCATAATTGGGTATGTTACGTCgttgtggtggtggtgatGGTTCCTCCCATCCAGTTATTTGCTTCGATAGATCCTTGGGACCACCGCCGACCACACCGACCGCTTGTGGTGCTCCCCA is a genomic window of Drosophila innubila isolate TH190305 chromosome 4, UK_Dinn_1.0, whole genome shotgun sequence containing:
- the LOC117791585 gene encoding protein Gawky isoform X3, encoding MREALFSQDGWGCQHVNQDTNWEVPSSPEPANKDQTGPPMWKPNVNNGTDLWESNLRNGGQPPAQQVPKPSWGHTPSSNLGGTWGEDDDGADSTSVWTGQSGNSGAGAAGSSGVGVGVNPTNVGAGGGVTSTGGPQWGQGVVGVGVGVGVGGVGLGSTGNNSNAAAGTLPVVAPGSLGGSGGNNMAAPGSVGGAGSVGNTGNGWGDPREIRPLAGGGVGGGGQMDIRNVDPRDSIAMRGVGAPGSGDPRELRMIDPRDPIRGDPRGISGRLNGTSEMWGHHPPIAHNQIQNINKMVGPGVVGAAGTNVTSSNIGPGGVGVGVTGNIGNQWGAPQAVGVVGGGPKDLSKQITGWEEPSPPPQRRNIPNYDDGTSLWGQQARVPGGGGGGGVGGNAHWKDMTDSMSRSHLMRAQNPSGGGNVPVGGAGNPNNQMSGVVGGPQTRLTNSLGPSGVVGGQHGKPDAAAMWVHPNNNRNTAVGSWGDDGHNVAGVSVSGNNWVDDKSNTGLGQIGANSNSWNDSPSGGAGGWGKPNKLSSANPSGSGWSNANSTGGNVDAGDLSSDWPHGGGIISAKSQQQQQQQQQQQQQQQQQKLAGINVGVLNTDMVKQSKQYRILVENGFKKDDVERALLSANMNIEEAAEMLRANANSSLAMDGWRRHEEVLGSYADHSNSTNSGFPQRYPVGNAQPSMSFPPNNVMTNMSGTAVTGSNNPNMAALQVQKYLGQGGPHNVAVGGGVGVGGVGVGVGVGVGGGGPQSVNANASVAFSQNALNAAPAVNIASNVNNQPSGQHIRMLGQQIQLAIHSGFISSQILTQPLTQTTLNLLNQLLSNIKHLQAAQQSHSRGSNANPMAVNVAIAKYKQQIQTLQNQINAQQAVYLKQQNLQQNSQQQQQQQQQQQQQQQHSTGHLNNSGNDYMRNHDAIATLQGNFSELNLNKQSGYQGAPNQQSRLNQWKLPVLEKDSMTTDSTDFSRAPGATKQNLSSNSNNMGPLGLQNDGTWSTGRSIGDGWPDTSNDNENKDWSVASTAAAYTDLVQEFEPGKPWKIKSIEDDPSITPGSVARSPLSINPTPKDADIFANTGKSSPTDLPPLSLSSSTWSFNPNQNFPSWSDNTQQCATSELWTSPLNKSSSRGPPPGLSSNKSGGVTATTPSSSVAGGSSNGWLPNRGVPNTSTTWSGANASWSSSWLLLKNLNAQIDGPTLRTLCMQHGPLVSFHQYLNQGIALCKYTTREEANKAQMALNNCVLGNTTIFAESPSENEVQNILQHLPQQQQQAPSSVNSAISSNGSAGGGGGAGGAGGGGNGSGNNSNSTNISNATSNATSSSNANGNANNIANSNGSNNAGGGGGGGASGGAISTAVSVGNNAAVGGGGGGGSSSSSSSNNSNVNGAVTSVNSGVHNAVKNASVGSNITMTGGPGGGQANVSNVSTVAAGNNSTWRQTQTQNQALQGQNRPAGREADYDYISQFVCSIVDD
- the LOC117791585 gene encoding protein Gawky isoform X2, with protein sequence MREALFSQDGWGCQHVNQDTNWEVPSSPEPANKDQTGPPMWKPNVNNGTDLWESNLRNGGQPPAQQVPKPSWGHTPSSNLGGTWGEDDDGADSTSVWTGQSGNSGAGAAGSSGVGVGVNPTNVGAGGGVTSTGGPQWGQGVVGVGVGVGVGGVGLGSTGNNSNAAAGTLPVVAPGCGSGGNNMAAPGSVGGAGSVGNTGNGWGDPREIRPLAGGGVGGGGQMDIRNVDPRDSIAMRGVGAPGSGDPRELRMIDPRDPIRGDPRGISGRLNGTSEMWGHHPPIAHNQIQNINKMVGPGVVGAAGTNVTSSNIGPGGVGVGVTGNIGNQWGAPQAVGVVGGGPKDLSKQITGWEEPSPPPQRRNIPNYDDGTSLWGQQARVPGGGGGGGVGGNAHWKDMTDSMSRSHLMRAQNPSGGGNVPVGGAGNPNNQMSGVVGGPQTRLTNSLGPSGVVGGQHGKPDAAAMWVHPNNNRNTAVGSWGDDGHNVAGVSVSGNNWVDDKSNTGLGQIGANSNSWNDSPSGGAGGWGKPNKLSSANPSGSGWSNANSTGGNVDAGDLSSDWPHGGGIISAKSQQQQQQQQQQQQQQQQQKLAGINVGVLNTDMVKQSKQYRILVENGFKKDDVERALLSANMNIEEAAEMLRANANSSLAMDGWRRHEEVLGSYADHSNSTNSGFPQRYPVGNAQPSMSFPPNNVMTNMSGTAVTGSNNPNMAALQVQKYLGQGGPHNVAVGGGVGVGGVGVGVGVGVGGGGPQSVNANASVAFSQNALNAAPAVNIASNVNNQPSGQHIRMLGQQIQLAIHSGFISSQILTQPLTQTTLNLLNQLLSNIKHLQAAQQSHSRGSNANPMAVNVAIAKYKQQIQTLQNQINAQQAVYLKQQNLQQNSQQQQQQQQQQQQQQQHSTGHLNNSGNDYMRNHDAIATLQGNFSELNLNKQSGYQGAPNQQSRLNQWKLPVLEKDSMTTDSTDFSRAPGATKQNLSSNSNNMGPLGLQNDGTWSTGRSIGDGWPDTSNDNENKDWSVASTAAAYTDLVQEFEPGKPWKGSQIKSIEDDPSITPGSVARSPLSINPTPKDADIFANTGKSSPTDLPPLSLSSSTWSFNPNQNFPSWSDNTQQCATSELWTSPLNKSSSRGPPPGLSSNKSGGVTATTPSSSVAGGSSNGWLPNRGVPNTSTTWSGANASWSSSWLLLKNLNAQIDGPTLRTLCMQHGPLVSFHQYLNQGIALCKYTTREEANKAQMALNNCVLGNTTIFAESPSENEVQNILQHLPQQQQQAPSSVNSAISSNGSAGGGGGAGGAGGGGNGSGNNSNSTNISNATSNATSSSNANGNANNIANSNGSNNAGGGGGGGASGGAISTAVSVGNNAAVGGGGGGGSSSSSSSNNSNVNGAVTSVNSGVHNAVKNASVGSNITMTGGPGGGQANVSNVSTVAAGNNSTWRQTQTQNQALQGQNRPAGREADYDYISQFVCSIVDD